In Osmia bicornis bicornis chromosome 1, iOsmBic2.1, whole genome shotgun sequence, the following proteins share a genomic window:
- the LOC114871831 gene encoding uncharacterized protein LOC114871831, producing MNVHRVLLTTLLIISCHNSSSLKNDRGGPSFNNAPNFIRNSRRIELNEYLVPPPPPRPHSLRSGRVANPSPTDAPGYFSKLMNWLNPFNYGVSSPVPPPIETPFQPRSPPQFNLQSGPPLHPPGSLYPPLGPPPNQQPAGIHPGPPINLPSNPLPAYNAPPAIIHNIQPLRNNPAPYVAINKGKSCNPCNRIPWIPMQGGGLRDDHHPHPQISNNGYLPPSNPINHDNHHSASQDISVPSFAQGPPLYPHPVPPSSHFESTLSNPDQQPNIQINGHSNLRGNEDLTSSGTQAGEGRLSAAPQNYGSGIKEPLEYNQPPISGPPDQENQNGGGNHPSVANFGSSNFNENDNGYHEESNVHYVHTQNLDPLPSFGSSNFNDQSNQYPDDLSSSSSVIKDSQVPDNSKDFVHFEESPLLDLTKKDEIHPDTKWPPSTATYNAEEGFDNILKTTTDYTLETDNIYFEDSSNFIRQSESYSLSDIRNINGALETTTPSSLGYNKNEDVEASTINTPYVNHQSGGGQGLLWTNLDLKNESYGNHAYSDSLPHWNNSNDGKKFEKQENLYSKDVVPKQQSVKRNKQVQVVIPYTSEYTPVPFQQSYGDWSVRTNFERTQPRKVPSSNSNSNNIDNYIQQESRNDIQIINSLQSQYHFNDSNKLNVQQVRTSINTVQNNNTRNILPKVSNSIDVRRLQKNIDNWTIQEYSKPTTSNTVLPSSPHPYLLPSKKIPTKYLTTTEPGESIDHNESVKTYSLAGFSFNEVEHEGSASNRIEETRTPVKALRVETSKTEDSVLESKNKSATEENTTWKAYSVSVSPVDKERVYVVTPQTVSETSSKNNLKEKKENETKIDNTNDSNGNFSEFEAIEKAYQVLPQAVNNLAVASTGKENIPLWGIMEHEEFASLNSDDTGEGATGEGLDGPVLYSGHSKVSRAKR from the exons ATGAACGTTCATCGG GTTTTATTAACAACACTTCTCATCATCTCATGTCATAATTCATCAAGCCTGAAAAATGATCGAGGTGGACCATCATTCAATAATGCACcaaatttcattcgaaataGCAGAAGAATCGAATTAAATGAATATCTGGTTCCACCCCCGCCACCAAGGCCTCATTCACTAAGATCAGGAAGAGTAGCAAACCCGTCGCCAACAGATGCACCAGGATACTTTTCCAAATTGATGAACTGGTTGAACCCCTTCAATTATGGAGTTTCGTCTCCAGTACCCCCACCTATAGAAACACCATTCCAACCTCGCAGTCCCCCACAGTTTAATTTGCAATCTGGTCCACCATTGCACCCCCCTGGATCTCTGTATCCACCTTTGGGTCCACCTCCAAATCAGCAACCAGCGGGGATACATCCTGGTCCACCTATAAATCTTCCTTCCAATCCGTTGCCAGCTTACAATGCTCCTCCAGCGATTATACACAATATCCAGCCTTTGAGAAATAATCCCGCACCATATGTTGCCATAAATAAAGGAAAGTCTTGTAATCCTTGCAATAGAATTCCTTGGATCCCTATGCAAGGTGGCGGACTACGCGATGACCATCATCCACATCCACAAATTTCTAATAATGGCTATCTTCCTCCAAGTAATCCTATAAATCATGACAATCACCATTCAGCATCCCAAGACATCAGTGTCCCAAGTTTCGCACAAGGTCCTCCTCTGTATCCTCATCCTGTACCTCCAAGTTCCCACTTCGAATCTACTTTATCGAATCCTGATCAGCAACCAAATATACAAATCAATGGACATTCCAATCTTCGGGGGAATGAAGATTTGACATCCAGTGGGACACAGGCTGGAGAGGGTCGTTTAAGTGCTGCCCCTCAGAATTATGGATCAGGAATTAAAGAACCTTTGGAATATAATCAGCCTCCGATTTCTGGACCACCTGATCAAGAAAATCAAAATGGAGGTGGTAATCATCCTAGTGTGGCCAATTTTGGATCgtcaaattttaatgaaaatgataatggCTATCACGAAGAATCCAACGTCCATTATGTTCATACTCAGAATTTAGATCCTCTGCCCAGCTTTGGATCATCCAATTTTAATGATCAAAGTAATCAATATCCTGATGACCTATCTTCCAGCAGTAGTGTCATCAAAGATTCTCAGGTACCTGATAATTCCAAGGATTTTGTACACTTTGAAGAGTCTCCATTATTAGACCTCACTAAAAAGGATGAGATTCACCCTGATACAAAATGGCCACCATCTACTGCCACCTACAATGCTGAAGAAGgttttgataatattttaaagaCGACTACGGATTACACTTTAGAGACtgataatatatattttgagGATTCTTCGAATTTTATTAGACAGAGCGAATCTTATTCCTTGTCGGATATCAGGAATATTAATGGTGCTTTGGAAACAACGACTCCCTCAAGTTTgggatataataaaaatgaggATGTTGAAGCATCAACGATTAATACACCTTATGTAAATCATCAAAGTGGAGGAGGGCAGGGATTGTTGTGGACAAATTtggatttgaaaaatgaatcttATGGAAATCATGCGTACTCGGATTCTCTTCCTCATTGGAATAATTCTAATGATGGGAAGAAATTTGAGAAACAAGAGAATCTTTATTCAAAGGACGTGGTTCCGAAACAACAAAGTgtaaaacgaaataaacaa GTACAAGTTGTTATTCCGTACACATCAGAATACACACCAGTACCATTTCAACAATCATATGGAGACTGGAGTGTTAGAACTAATTTTGAAAGAACTCAACCAAGAAAAGTACCTTCttctaattctaattcaaACAACATCGATAATTATATTCAACAAGAATCAAGAAATGATATTCAAATTATCAATAGTTTACAATCACAGTACCATTTTAATGATTCCAATAAATTAAATGTTCAACAAGTAAGGACATCGATAAATACagtacaaaataataatacaagAAATATCCTACCAAAAGTGAGCAATTCTATTGATGTACGAAGATTGcagaaaaatattgataattgGACAATACAA GAGTATTCAAAGCCAACGACGTCTAACACTGTTCTCCCAAGTTCGCCGCATCCCTATCTGTTGCCATCGAAGAAAATTCCAACGAAGTACCTGACGACAACAGAACCAGGGGAATCAATTGATCACAACGAAAGTGTGAAAACGTATTCTTTAGCTGGCTTCAGTTTCAACGAAGTGGAACACGAGGGTTCTGCGAGTAATCGCATCGAAGAAACTAGAACG CCGGTCAAAGCTTTACGAGTAGAAACGTCTAAAACAGAGGACAGCGTTTTAGAGAGCAAAAATAAATCTGCGACAGAGGAAAATACGACATGGAAAGCGTATTCTGTGTCCGTATCGCCTGTTGACAAAGAACGAGTTTACGTAGTGACACCACAAACCGTTTCAGAAACGTCTTCTAAAAACAATCtcaaagagaaaaaagaaaatgaaacaaaaattgatAATACAAATGATAGTAATGGAAACTTTAGTGAATTCGAAGCAATCGAAAAGGCTTATCAGGTACTTCCACAGGCAGTAAATAATTTAGCGGTTGCCTCCACGGGGAAGGAGAATATTCCTTTATGGGGAATTATGGAGCATGAAGAGTTTGCTTCGTTGAATTCTGATGACACTGGGGAAGGAGCGACTGGAGAAGGGCTGGATGGACCTGTCCTTTATTCTGGACATTCAAAG GTTTCACGAGCTAAACGATGA